Proteins co-encoded in one Desulfobacterales bacterium genomic window:
- a CDS encoding recombinase family protein produces MSRQYERSNTPTHQSMDNRRATVRCAIYTRKSTDEGLDQDFNSLDAQRESAEAYIASQRHEGWLCIADRYDDGGFTGGNMERPALKRLFADIEAGDIDCVVVYKVDRLSRSLLDFARIMELFDKHAVSFVSVTQQFNT; encoded by the coding sequence ATGAGCAGGCAATACGAAAGAAGCAATACACCCACCCACCAATCTATGGATAACCGGCGAGCGACCGTTCGCTGCGCCATCTATACCCGGAAATCCACCGACGAAGGTCTCGACCAGGACTTCAACAGCCTCGATGCCCAGCGGGAATCTGCGGAGGCATATATCGCGAGCCAGCGGCACGAGGGATGGCTGTGCATCGCCGATCGGTATGACGACGGCGGATTTACCGGCGGCAACATGGAGCGGCCCGCCCTCAAGAGACTCTTCGCCGATATCGAGGCCGGTGACATCGATTGCGTGGTCGTCTACAAGGTGGACCGGCTGAGCCGCTCCCTTCTCGACTTCGCCCGCATCATGGAGCTTTTCGACAAGCATGCCGTGAGCTTCGTCTCGGTCACCCAGCAGTTCAACAC
- a CDS encoding DUF2924 domain-containing protein, with protein MNETTYQQVQALSRMTVGELRERYIDVFGEETRSHHKDFLRKRIAWRLQALAEGSLSERARRRAEEIANDADLRIRMLRDPIKPGLMEVRERSVSGRLQPQRDSRLPLPGTLLVREFRGRDIVAKVLDKGFEYDGRWFKSLSAVAQEATGSKWNGFLFFGLAEPKGPQDQGDEPDGRNG; from the coding sequence ATGAATGAAACGACGTATCAGCAGGTGCAGGCCCTTTCCCGAATGACCGTCGGGGAACTCCGGGAAAGGTATATCGATGTCTTCGGAGAGGAGACGAGGTCCCACCACAAGGATTTTCTTCGGAAGCGTATCGCCTGGCGGTTGCAGGCCCTGGCCGAAGGCAGCCTATCCGAACGGGCCAGGCGGAGGGCGGAAGAGATCGCCAATGATGCTGACCTCCGAATCCGCATGCTGCGGGACCCTATTAAGCCGGGATTGATGGAAGTCAGGGAACGGTCGGTGAGCGGCAGGCTGCAACCGCAGCGCGATTCAAGACTGCCGCTTCCGGGAACATTGCTCGTCAGGGAGTTCAGGGGCCGGGACATCGTGGCCAAGGTGCTGGACAAGGGCTTCGAGTATGACGGCCGGTGGTTCAAGTCCCTGTCCGCTGTCGCACAGGAGGCCACCGGAAGCAAGTGGAACGGGTTCCTCTTTTTCGGGCTTGCGGAACCCAAGGGACCGCAAGATCAAGGCGACGAGCCGGACGGGAGGAACGGATGA